Genomic segment of Salvia hispanica cultivar TCC Black 2014 chromosome 2, UniMelb_Shisp_WGS_1.0, whole genome shotgun sequence:
tgatgtgaataaCTATACTATTTTGTTTGACGATAActctaagaaattaagtatataaatgcatgcatttgttttttttacttagaagtttaataattatttaataccaataaaataatttgatgtgaatgactattactatttcgttgaacgataacactaagaaattaagtatatattatatacgtgcaataatttttacttatgattttgaatttttgtaattatttaatactaataaaataatttgatgcaaATGACTATTATCCTTTCATTAGATGATACAagtagaaattaagtattCCATATAACATATGTATATTTCTGCCGTGGCAATATCTTTATTTGTGATTGCATACATTTAAGGTAAAAGATTGTAATTTGATGAGTTTGACTTTTGtgtttagataaaaaaatattaatttgacaTGATTATCTTtccttttatattaattgaaatatattcatttatttaattattatttaattcaaaaaaggGTATATTAGTCCATATAATAATTTGGATTATGGCAAAGTGACATAATACCcttatggcttggagacattatgtctctaaatcactactcaCTCTGTAaactacaaaattaatgaGAAGACCTAATTTTGTGGgaatttataaacatttaaaaactCATTTACAAATTGGTTGATTCTGCCCAAGTGCTTCAGTAACTTAAATGCattcacaaaattaacaattactactaatttgcTATTTCCTACTATTAACTGTTCTCTCTATTCCCATTTCCCACTAAGTTagattcttttctttttttaaagaaaaattttaatcatccTTACTTTTTTTCGTTTCCTCTTTTACTCTCTGTGTGACCACAGGTAAAGAATTACCATTGAGATTTCCTcagtttttttctctcttctgaGTTGTTTTGGGATATAGTAAATGTGTCACGCCATAATTGGCTAGCTACcatattaatgtatttttatatttaaaattttgttattttgcttGTAGATTGATCATGTAAAgcaattatactactattgttTTTCTTCCGCTTATTTTAccgttttcattttagtcagATTGACGCTTGATTgttctttaaaaaatttcactgtttcatagtactagtaaataaTACACTAGGGGTGTTTAATTGCCAAAATTAAATCCcatgattaattatatcatgtttggttcataagattgaaccctacaacttaatcctagatggatagtctcatgattattagtcattGCAACCGAACGCCACCTAGTAGTaccatatagtactataacattttcaatatatttatttaactatttagaTTCATCAAATTAGGCTATTAAGTAAACTATTGGCAAAATacgaaataaaatagtgaGTGAGCCAAACAAAAGTATAGAACAATATGTATATCGCATACAAAAATAGCGTGTGATGGAATGATAAAAAGTAGCAAAAGAAacttaaaaattgatttgagtTAGCATAAGAGAGAACATAACACAAAACAGAAGAGAACAACACAAACTTAAATATCCTTTCATCTATGGAGGTGAAGCAATCCAATTCCTTGAGCATTTGGTTTGACAACACAATATCCAGCTCTTGAGCAAGATCCCACCACCCCTCTCCGGCTCCGCCACCGCCTCTCCAACTCCGCCTGCTTTTGCCGCCTTATGATGGCGCTAAGCCTCTCCCTCCTATAATTGGCGTTCAAGGGAATCGGCATGGCTTCCAGCCCCATGAGCTTCCCCACGACCCCCGGTTTACACCAAATAACGCTCTCCCCTCCCACCACCGCAGGCAGCCTCCGCATCTTCTCTGCCTCCATCTCCCTCGTGAAGGGCGACCGGTACATTCCCTCCTTCCCATCCAGAGAGAACCGCGGATACTCATCCAATGCCTTTCTCGCGCTCCTTAGAATGTCGCAGCTGCTCACGCACGACATTCTCTGCAACTCTACCTTGCTCTTTCCACTCTCCATCTCCAACCCCAGGATCATCTCCTCCAAAGTCGGTTGCCTTTCTCCCTCCAGAATGGAGGTGGAGCCCTCTCCGATGCACAAGTTTCTCAAccctttcttcatcttcacacCTACAAACTTGTTCACAACATACAGCTGCAGCTCATTCACCACCTGCACTCTACGTGAAAATCAGTGCATAATGAATGGTGGATCAGTAACAGAGCATGAATAAATGCTTTAAAAGCAGTCacatgaagagagagagggagatgTATCACAAGTTTCCCAACTCCCACtcttgaaaaagaaaagctaCCCTCAAGATACTTAAGGGCCCTCATTTATAGCAGTTTGTTGAATGACTTGATGACTAATAAGTTTTTGAGTTTCAAACCACTTACCATAAtacatttcaaataaattcacCATTATGAATATTCAATTCTTGCCTCCAAACCAGATCGACACCGCAATGACTAAATGAAGAAATGGGTTTCGTGTAGTATCTATTAAGGAAGCTGGACAAAATTTCTCCCCTCAGAAGTCCATtgatatagaaaaatataattagaggAGAAAGCTTCAAAGATAGCAATGCGATCCAAACATATATCGGGTGAT
This window contains:
- the LOC125204200 gene encoding uncharacterized protein LOC125204200 isoform X2 yields the protein MAAMSKSDIELLAKNRGNAMQRYKEKKKTRRYDKHIRYESRKARADTRKRVKGRVQVVNELQLYVVNKFVGVKMKKGLRNLCIGEGSTSILEGERQPTLEEMILGLEMESGKSKVELQRMSCVSSCDILRSARKALDEYPRFSLDGKEGMYRSPFTREMEAEKMRRLPAVVGGESVIWCKPGVVGKLMGLEAMPIPLNANYRRERLSAIIRRQKQAELERRWRSRRGVVGSCSRAGYCVVKPNAQGIGLLHLHR
- the LOC125204200 gene encoding uncharacterized protein LOC125204200 isoform X1, yielding MSGACTPESNNVPVSRPPCSGLTKPESLGGSKDLQFTNQSILLASESMAAMSKSDIELLAKNRGNAMQRYKEKKKTRRYDKHIRYESRKARADTRKRVKGRVQVVNELQLYVVNKFVGVKMKKGLRNLCIGEGSTSILEGERQPTLEEMILGLEMESGKSKVELQRMSCVSSCDILRSARKALDEYPRFSLDGKEGMYRSPFTREMEAEKMRRLPAVVGGESVIWCKPGVVGKLMGLEAMPIPLNANYRRERLSAIIRRQKQAELERRWRSRRGVVGSCSRAGYCVVKPNAQGIGLLHLHR